In Mangifera indica cultivar Alphonso chromosome 1, CATAS_Mindica_2.1, whole genome shotgun sequence, a single genomic region encodes these proteins:
- the LOC123229668 gene encoding protein NRT1/ PTR FAMILY 8.1-like — MVEEDIYTKDGTVDIKKNPANKEKTGNWKACRFILGNECCERLAYYGMSTNLVNYLQKQLNQGNVTASNNVTNWSGTCYVTPLIGAFVADSYFGRYWTIAIFSIIYVFGMTLLTLTTSVPGLKPRCNEDSCHATMTQTAVTFTALYLIALGTGGIKPCVSSFGADQFDETDDIERKKKSSFFNWFYLSINVGALIASSVLVWIQMNVGWGWGFGIPAVAMAIAVVFFFTGSRLYRLQKPGGSPITRIFQVIVASFRKVNIKVPADKTLLYETTDEECSIQGSRKLEPTDKFKFLDKAAVETPTDRAKGFANPWRLCTVTQVEELKAVIRLLPVWASGIVFATVYSQMSTMFVLQGNTMDQHMGPQFQIPSASLSLFDTLSVIFWTPVYDLVIVPFASKFTGHERGFTQLQRMGIGLVISILAMIIAGVLEVARLNFVRSHNYYDLKYIPMSIFWQVPQYFLVGCAEVFTFIGQIEFFYDQAPDDMRSLCSALSLTTVALGNYLSTLLVTIVTKVTTSHGKLGWIPDNLNRGHLDYFYWLLAILSLINFLVYLWIAKWYTYKATTGRAH, encoded by the exons ATGGTGGAAGAAGATATCTATACAAAAGATGGGACGgtggatataaaaaaaaatccagctAATAAGGAGAAAACTGGAAATTGGAAGGCGTGCCGCTTTATTCTTG GAAATGAATGCTGTGAGAGGTTGGCATATTATGGGATGAGTACCAATCTGGTGAATTATCTCCAGAAGCAGCTCAACCAGGGAAATGTTACTGCATCAAACAATGTTACAAATTGGTCAGGAACCTGCTATGTCACACCATTAATTGGAGCATTCGTTGCTGATTCTTACTTTGGGAGATACTGGACCATTGCCATTTTCTCAATCATCTATGTTTTT GGGATGACACTGTTAACATTGACTACTTCGGTCCCTGGATTGAAACCACGGTGCAATGAGGATTCCTGCCATGCTACAATGACACAAACTGCAGTCACCTTTACTGCTCTGTACTTGATCGCTCTTGGGACTGGTGGAATTAAGCCATGTGTCTCATCGTTTGGTGCAGATCAATTTGATGAAACTGATGACattgagagaaagaagaagagctctttttttaattggttttacCTCTCTATCAATGTTGGTGCGCTTATTGCTTCATCTGTTCTGGTCTGGATACAAATGAATGTAGGCTGGGGTTGGGGGTTTGGAATCCCAGCAGTTGCGATGGCCATTGCAGTAGTGTTTTTCTTCACTGGTAGTCGGTTGTATCGGTTACAAAAACCTGGAGGCAGTCCAATTACAAGGATTTTCCAGGTTATAGTTGCATCCTTTAGAAAAGTAAACATAAAAGTTCCTGCTGATAAGACTCTTCTTTATGAGACTACAGATGAGGAATGCAGTATCCAAGGAAGCCGAAAACTTGAGCCAACCGATAAATTTAA GTTCTTGGACAAGGCAGCAGTCGAGACTCCAACCGATCGTGCCAAGGGCTTTGCAAACCCATGGAGACTTTGTACTGTAACTCAAGTTGAGGAACTTAAGGCTGTAATCAGATTGCTACCAGTATGGGCATCTGGAATCGTCTTTGCAACTGTGTATAGTCAAATGAGTACCATGTTTGTTTTACAAGGCAACACTATGGACCAACACATGGGACCTCAGTTTCAGATTCCATCCGCATCTCTCTCCCTCTTCGACACTCTCAGTGTTATATTCTGGACTCCTGTATATGATCTAGTCATTGTCCCATTTGCAAGTAAATTCACAGGTCATGAGCGAGGCTTCACTCAGCTTCAAAGAATGGGAATTGGACTTGTCATTTCCATACTTGCCATGATCATTGCTGGAGTTTTAGAGGTTGCTCGACTCAACTTTGTCAGGAGTCACAATTACTATGATCTTAAGTACATTCCAATGTCAATTTTCTGGCAAGTTCCGCAGTATTTTCTAGTTGGCTGTGCAGAAGTGTTTACTTTCATTGGGCAGATAGAATTCTTCTATGATCAAGCACCTGATGACATGAGAAGTTTGTGCTCAGCTCTATCACTCACAACTGTTGCATTAGGTAACTACTTGAGCACTCTGCTGGTGACCATAGTGACTAAAGTGACCACAAGCCATGGAAAGCTTGGTTGGATTCCAGATAATTTAAACAGGGGCCATCTTGACTATTTCTACTGGCTCTTGGCCATCCTCAGTTTAATAAACTTCCTTGTGTATCTATGGATTGCCAAGTGGTATACCTACAAGGCGACAACAGGGCGTGCACATTGA